A stretch of Christensenellaceae bacterium DNA encodes these proteins:
- the etfA2_1 gene encoding electron transfer flavoprotein subunit alpha produces the protein MIVVDKNKCIGCGLCAKACSFGAIEMRDKLPTVLDTCVFCEECVKACPVQALKNDSVSAKKQDFNEYAGVWAVMEINHERGQLQKVSLELLSEAKRLADILGEQVSAVLLCSDIPEDFEQNVAKVGCDTVYIVKNDLLDRYDTELYTSAVCELAKQYKPAGILFPATENGRDLAPRVSCRLQVGLTADCTALDIDEQRNLVQIRPTYGGNIMASIISPDHRPQLASVRPNVLLVNPLKTPADTQFVRVDMELDAKSSKAKFVKAVEKEGVFRDVGEAEIVISGGYGIGSAENFRVLQKLAVKMDAAVGATRKAVDEGWAPFDIQVGQTGKTVAPELYIACGISGALQHTIGIKNAKHIIAINADPAAPIFAMSDVAIMGDAVQVLSGLCDKVEKYGRDSLLTTGGVK, from the coding sequence ATGATAGTTGTTGATAAAAATAAATGTATCGGCTGCGGCCTGTGTGCGAAAGCATGCTCGTTCGGCGCGATAGAAATGAGAGATAAGCTGCCCACGGTACTCGACACTTGCGTTTTTTGCGAGGAATGCGTTAAGGCGTGCCCTGTGCAGGCGCTCAAAAATGACAGCGTTTCCGCGAAAAAGCAGGATTTTAATGAATACGCGGGCGTATGGGCGGTCATGGAAATAAACCATGAACGCGGACAGCTGCAAAAGGTGTCGCTTGAGCTTCTGAGCGAAGCAAAGCGGTTGGCGGATATATTGGGAGAGCAGGTTTCGGCAGTGCTTCTTTGCAGCGATATTCCCGAGGATTTTGAACAAAACGTTGCCAAGGTGGGCTGCGATACGGTTTATATTGTGAAAAACGACCTGCTTGACAGGTACGATACGGAGCTTTATACCAGCGCGGTCTGTGAACTTGCCAAACAATATAAACCGGCGGGCATTCTCTTTCCGGCGACGGAAAATGGGCGCGACCTCGCGCCGCGCGTGTCGTGCAGGCTGCAAGTCGGGCTGACGGCGGACTGTACGGCCCTGGATATTGACGAGCAGCGCAATCTGGTGCAAATCCGGCCTACGTATGGCGGCAATATCATGGCTTCCATCATATCGCCCGACCATCGTCCGCAGCTTGCGTCCGTGCGGCCGAACGTGTTATTGGTGAATCCTTTGAAAACGCCTGCGGATACACAGTTTGTCCGCGTGGATATGGAGCTGGACGCGAAGAGCAGTAAGGCAAAGTTTGTAAAAGCGGTGGAAAAGGAAGGCGTGTTTCGGGACGTTGGGGAAGCGGAGATCGTCATTTCCGGCGGCTATGGGATCGGCAGCGCGGAGAACTTTCGGGTCCTGCAGAAACTGGCGGTTAAAATGGACGCCGCGGTGGGCGCAACAAGAAAGGCGGTAGACGAGGGATGGGCGCCGTTCGACATCCAGGTTGGCCAGACAGGAAAGACCGTCGCGCCTGAGCTTTATATTGCGTGCGGCATCTCCGGCGCGTTGCAGCACACCATCGGTATTAAAAACGCCAAGCATATCATTGCTATCAATGCCGATCCGGCAGCGCCGATCTTCGCAATGAGCGACGTGGCGATTATGGGCGACGCGGTGCAGGTGCTTAGCGGATTGTGCGACAAGGTGGAAAAGTATGGCAGGGATTCGTTGCTTACAACAGGCGGAGTAAAATAA
- the melA gene encoding alpha-galactosidase: MNKVVIIGAGSAMFAKKLIGDLLLYDDIRIDNISLVDINVEKLEVMEKVAKQLCKQAKKDVIIKATDKRREVLEDATYVINTINVGGWEQYKLDLEIPDKYGVHQAIGDIIGPGGMFRFLRAYPEILAICRDMEELCPDAYLFNYTNPMAPLCLALGNATPIKVFGFCHNVQSTALQLSAYLEVPREHVSFWAAGINHMDWFLQYKVDGKDAYPELFRRAEKVEDIIKMADREPDYITMGVRLVDIVRFKIMQNFGYFVSESPFHMSEYVPYFRKNEQAIRDLQVDRRWWLDHEMAADDYFEELKGMLEKGEEIPMVKTFEYAPEIIHANLTGKPFRANLNVKNTGLIENLPRNSIVEVPCYADSEGIHPCYVGELPEALAALNISNINVHVLMAKAANEKKLQYIYEGIKMDPLTAAMLNLDQINEMVGELIDANKEYIADFK, from the coding sequence ATGAACAAAGTAGTAATCATTGGTGCAGGCAGCGCGATGTTTGCCAAGAAGCTGATCGGGGATTTACTTCTGTACGATGATATCAGGATCGACAATATATCGCTCGTTGATATCAATGTGGAAAAACTGGAAGTGATGGAAAAAGTTGCAAAACAACTTTGCAAACAAGCTAAGAAGGATGTTATAATTAAAGCGACAGACAAGCGCAGGGAAGTGCTTGAGGATGCTACTTATGTGATCAACACCATCAATGTCGGGGGATGGGAACAATACAAGTTGGATCTCGAAATACCGGACAAGTATGGGGTTCATCAGGCCATCGGCGACATTATCGGGCCAGGGGGGATGTTCCGTTTCCTGCGCGCATATCCGGAGATACTCGCGATCTGCCGTGATATGGAAGAATTGTGTCCGGATGCATATTTATTCAATTATACGAATCCCATGGCCCCGCTTTGCCTGGCGCTCGGTAATGCGACGCCAATCAAAGTGTTCGGTTTTTGCCACAACGTGCAGAGCACGGCGCTGCAATTATCGGCGTATCTTGAAGTGCCGCGTGAACACGTGTCTTTTTGGGCGGCGGGCATCAACCATATGGATTGGTTTTTGCAGTATAAGGTGGACGGCAAGGATGCCTATCCCGAGCTTTTCAGGCGCGCTGAAAAGGTGGAGGATATTATCAAGATGGCTGACCGTGAGCCTGACTATATTACGATGGGCGTACGCCTTGTCGATATTGTCAGGTTCAAAATCATGCAGAACTTTGGGTATTTCGTATCCGAATCGCCTTTCCATATGTCGGAATATGTTCCGTATTTCCGCAAAAACGAACAGGCGATCCGCGATTTGCAGGTAGACAGAAGATGGTGGCTGGACCACGAGATGGCGGCCGACGACTATTTTGAAGAACTCAAAGGCATGCTGGAAAAGGGTGAGGAGATCCCGATGGTCAAGACGTTTGAATACGCGCCGGAGATCATACACGCCAACCTGACGGGCAAGCCGTTTCGGGCGAACCTAAACGTAAAGAATACGGGGCTGATTGAGAACCTGCCCAGAAACAGCATTGTGGAAGTGCCGTGCTATGCGGACTCCGAGGGGATTCACCCGTGCTATGTGGGCGAGCTGCCGGAAGCGCTGGCCGCGCTTAACATTTCCAACATCAATGTGCACGTGCTGATGGCAAAGGCCGCAAACGAAAAGAAACTGCAATATATCTATGAGGGAATCAAGATGGATCCGCTGACGGCGGCTATGCTCAATCTGGACCAGATCAACGAAATGGTCGGGGAGCTCATCGATGCCAACAAGGAATATATTGCTGATTTTAAATAG
- a CDS encoding epimerase has product MFKYSYDALVYCGEPIAASIERLAKYGYDAIEMLGEPDNFNINEVNRLCQDNGIKVSSTCSIFTPQRDLVHPDYKIRDHAKDYVKKVVDFTAALGGEKVIVAPTACSKVAPIADIEEELDWVVENVRECAEYAQKCGITICLESWNRYETYITHSLSRVLALSKRIDMPNVGVMGDTFHMNIEEADMARSLIECGKDLVHIHLADSNRAAPGAGHIDFEPIIKALIEIGYDGYLTFELLPAGADPFAVMAQGGCDEFYDKYTKMAIDTIKAVEKKLNV; this is encoded by the coding sequence ATGTTCAAATATAGCTATGACGCGCTGGTATATTGCGGCGAACCGATCGCAGCGAGTATTGAGCGTTTGGCAAAGTATGGGTACGACGCGATCGAGATGCTGGGCGAACCGGACAACTTCAATATAAACGAAGTGAACAGATTATGCCAGGATAACGGGATCAAGGTGTCCTCGACCTGTTCGATTTTTACGCCGCAGCGCGATCTGGTACATCCGGATTATAAAATCCGCGACCACGCGAAAGATTATGTGAAAAAGGTCGTCGATTTTACTGCGGCGCTTGGCGGCGAGAAAGTGATCGTCGCACCGACGGCGTGCTCTAAGGTCGCGCCTATCGCGGATATTGAAGAAGAGCTTGACTGGGTAGTGGAGAACGTTCGCGAGTGTGCTGAATACGCGCAAAAATGCGGTATTACGATTTGCCTTGAATCGTGGAACAGGTATGAAACGTATATCACGCACAGCTTGTCGCGCGTGCTTGCCTTATCAAAGCGCATCGATATGCCCAATGTAGGCGTGATGGGCGACACTTTCCATATGAATATAGAAGAAGCGGACATGGCGCGATCGCTGATCGAATGCGGAAAGGACCTGGTGCATATCCATCTGGCGGACAGCAACCGCGCCGCGCCGGGAGCCGGACATATCGATTTCGAGCCGATCATAAAGGCGCTGATCGAAATCGGATACGACGGGTACCTGACGTTTGAGCTTCTTCCCGCAGGAGCGGATCCGTTCGCCGTGATGGCGCAGGGCGGATGCGATGAGTTTTATGACAAGTACACTAAGATGGCGATCGACACCATCAAAGCGGTGGAAAAAAAATTGAATGTATAA
- the etfB_1 gene encoding electron transfer flavoprotein subunit beta gives MNIIVFVKQVPDTSEVKIDSKTNNLVREGVPSIINPYDENGMETALALRDELGGKVTVVSMGPMQASSTLEYCLKMGADEAVLVSDRLIGGSDTLATGYTLSEVAKKLGYDLIICGNEAIDGCTGQVGPIMAENLGIPQFTYARDVQVEAGRLKVQREVGRNIEFYEAELPALVCVLKGINRPRKAEKTDKEVKLLKVADLDLDLEKIGNGGSPTKVVKIKMSDARAKSYVTIDDSLSAEERIRMIINGGIEKKEKIDLWRGTPEAISDRLMEYDGFSRYIV, from the coding sequence ATGAATATCATCGTATTTGTAAAGCAGGTACCGGATACCAGCGAAGTAAAAATAGACAGCAAAACAAATAATCTGGTGCGCGAGGGCGTTCCCAGTATTATCAATCCCTACGACGAAAACGGTATGGAAACCGCGCTTGCCCTGCGCGACGAGCTGGGCGGCAAGGTGACTGTCGTTTCCATGGGGCCCATGCAGGCAAGCTCCACTTTGGAATACTGCCTTAAGATGGGGGCGGACGAGGCGGTGCTTGTATCGGACCGGCTGATCGGCGGTTCGGATACGCTTGCTACGGGATACACGCTTTCCGAGGTCGCGAAAAAGCTTGGTTATGACTTGATTATATGCGGCAACGAGGCCATCGACGGATGTACGGGACAGGTAGGACCGATCATGGCGGAGAATCTGGGTATCCCGCAGTTCACATATGCGCGCGATGTGCAGGTGGAAGCGGGCAGATTGAAAGTACAGCGCGAGGTGGGCAGGAATATCGAGTTTTATGAAGCGGAGCTGCCGGCGCTCGTATGCGTTTTAAAGGGTATCAACCGGCCGAGGAAAGCGGAAAAAACGGACAAGGAAGTCAAGCTGCTGAAAGTGGCGGATCTGGATTTGGATCTTGAGAAGATCGGCAATGGCGGCTCGCCGACCAAGGTAGTAAAAATCAAGATGTCCGACGCGCGGGCAAAAAGCTATGTGACGATCGACGATTCCCTTTCCGCAGAGGAGCGGATCCGCATGATCATCAACGGCGGCATCGAGAAAAAGGAAAAAATCGATCTCTGGCGGGGCACGCCAGAAGCGATCAGCGACAGGCTGATGGAATATGACGGTTTTAGCAGGTATATCGTTTGA
- the araB gene encoding ribulokinase, with translation MAKYSIGIDYGTLSGRALLVDVRTGEEIATSVYDYPHKVMDETLPSGKRLGVDFALEHPQDYLDVIEKTIPAVIRESGVSPDDIIGVGVDFTACTVMPVKADGTPVCFLPEFRDNPHAYVKLWKHHAAQDKANKLNETAAARGEKWLARYGNKISSEWLVPKIWQILTDAPEVYEEMDRFIEAADWIVWQLTGKETRNSCCAGYKAIWHKQDGYPSKEFFAALDPRLENVVEEKLSEEILPLGSRAGGITPEMAAKTGLAAGTPVAVGNVDAHVCVPAVGIDGPGKMLAIMGTSTCHILMCEKECSVPGICGYVEDGVMPGLVGYEAGQSCVGDHFAWLVNNCVPPRYFEEAKAQGMDIHVYLQKKASEQKPGESGLLALDWWNGNRSVLVDVDLTGMMLGMTLTTRPEEMYRALVEATAYGTRKIIENFEENGVPVDEFYASGGIAEKSAFAMQIYADIIQKPIKISGSAQGPALGAAIFGAVAAGKENGGYDSVYDAARVMGKLKNITYLPNEENAKVYDKLYAEYSTLHDYFGTGGNDVMKRLKEIKKGVQNA, from the coding sequence ATGGCGAAATATTCTATCGGTATCGATTATGGCACGCTGTCAGGGCGCGCGCTGCTTGTGGACGTCCGTACGGGCGAGGAAATCGCTACAAGCGTGTATGATTATCCGCATAAGGTAATGGACGAGACGCTTCCCAGCGGGAAAAGGCTGGGCGTGGATTTCGCCCTAGAGCACCCGCAGGACTATTTGGATGTGATCGAAAAGACGATACCGGCGGTGATCCGCGAAAGCGGCGTTTCGCCGGATGATATTATCGGCGTGGGCGTGGACTTTACGGCCTGCACGGTGATGCCGGTCAAGGCGGACGGAACGCCCGTCTGCTTTCTTCCGGAATTTAGGGACAATCCGCACGCATACGTCAAGCTGTGGAAGCACCACGCGGCGCAGGATAAGGCAAACAAGCTGAATGAAACAGCGGCCGCGCGCGGGGAAAAATGGCTGGCGCGCTATGGAAACAAAATATCCTCGGAATGGCTGGTGCCGAAAATCTGGCAGATTCTTACCGACGCGCCAGAGGTATACGAGGAAATGGACCGCTTCATAGAAGCGGCGGACTGGATCGTGTGGCAGCTTACCGGTAAGGAAACGCGCAACTCGTGCTGCGCCGGATACAAGGCGATCTGGCATAAGCAGGACGGCTATCCCTCCAAAGAGTTTTTCGCGGCCCTCGACCCGAGGCTTGAAAACGTGGTGGAAGAAAAGCTGAGTGAGGAGATATTGCCGTTGGGCAGCCGCGCGGGAGGAATCACGCCGGAAATGGCGGCAAAGACAGGTCTTGCCGCAGGTACGCCCGTTGCGGTGGGGAACGTGGACGCGCATGTATGCGTGCCTGCGGTAGGCATCGACGGCCCGGGCAAAATGCTCGCGATCATGGGCACCTCGACATGCCACATCCTGATGTGCGAAAAGGAATGCAGCGTGCCGGGGATCTGCGGTTATGTAGAGGACGGCGTGATGCCGGGGCTCGTCGGCTATGAAGCGGGGCAGTCGTGCGTGGGAGACCATTTCGCGTGGCTGGTGAATAACTGCGTGCCGCCACGGTATTTTGAAGAGGCAAAGGCGCAGGGCATGGATATTCATGTATACCTGCAGAAAAAGGCGAGTGAGCAAAAGCCGGGCGAAAGCGGCCTTTTGGCGCTCGATTGGTGGAACGGAAACCGCAGCGTACTGGTGGATGTGGACCTGACGGGCATGATGCTCGGGATGACGCTTACCACCAGGCCGGAAGAGATGTACCGCGCGCTTGTGGAAGCGACGGCATACGGAACGCGAAAAATCATTGAGAATTTTGAAGAGAACGGCGTACCGGTCGACGAGTTTTATGCGTCCGGCGGGATCGCGGAAAAGAGCGCGTTTGCCATGCAGATTTATGCGGACATCATCCAAAAGCCGATCAAGATTTCGGGCAGCGCGCAAGGTCCGGCGCTGGGAGCGGCGATTTTTGGCGCGGTTGCGGCAGGAAAGGAAAACGGCGGGTACGACAGCGTGTACGATGCGGCCCGCGTGATGGGAAAACTAAAGAATATCACGTATTTGCCCAATGAAGAAAATGCAAAGGTGTATGATAAATTGTATGCGGAATACAGCACGCTGCACGATTATTTTGGTACGGGCGGCAACGACGTGATGAAACGCTTAAAGGAAATCAAGAAAGGCGTTCAGAATGCTTGA
- the araR_1 gene encoding GntR family transcriptional regulator has product MKTQAAETTNFKYRALRDWLVENIDKGRFQYGDKLPSENMLCSKFSVSRQTVRKALDELEDVGAIERRKGSGSYVKKQMLKPKNNMVGVCMSFLDNYIFPEVLSGIEGVLTEAGYGIDLGFGHNRVENEARFLERMIDSNVAGLIVEGIKSALPNPNIKYYKALTANKVPIVFVNNYYPDFPCTCVLMEDEKWTYDITNLLIAAGHKKIAGYFKFDDLQGHWRYAGYIRAMMDAGLEVDENCIGWYDSSNTAHTPQKMDMLEENLVSSIDECTALVCYNDFVAKRLIGKLDKKGRKVPDDISIVGFDNSVDAKINGNDLTSVNHPKEKVGIEAAQRLLHLIKNPEEIKEERVCCYMPSFIRERSSIKKISE; this is encoded by the coding sequence TTGAAAACACAAGCTGCAGAGACAACTAATTTTAAATACAGGGCGTTGCGCGACTGGCTGGTCGAAAATATCGACAAAGGCCGGTTTCAATACGGCGACAAACTGCCATCAGAGAACATGCTGTGCAGTAAGTTTTCAGTCAGCAGGCAGACGGTGCGCAAGGCGCTGGACGAGCTGGAGGATGTAGGCGCGATCGAACGCCGCAAAGGCAGCGGTTCGTATGTCAAAAAGCAGATGCTGAAACCGAAAAATAACATGGTCGGCGTTTGTATGAGCTTTCTTGACAACTATATCTTTCCGGAGGTCCTGTCGGGGATCGAGGGCGTGCTGACGGAGGCGGGCTATGGCATAGACCTTGGCTTCGGGCATAACCGTGTGGAAAATGAAGCGCGGTTTTTAGAACGTATGATCGATTCCAACGTGGCGGGGCTCATTGTGGAGGGCATTAAATCCGCTTTGCCAAATCCGAACATCAAATATTACAAGGCGCTCACGGCAAACAAGGTGCCGATCGTATTTGTCAACAACTATTATCCTGATTTTCCGTGCACCTGCGTGCTGATGGAGGACGAGAAGTGGACATACGACATCACCAATCTGCTGATCGCCGCCGGACATAAAAAAATAGCCGGATATTTCAAGTTTGACGATTTGCAGGGACATTGGCGTTACGCCGGTTATATCCGCGCGATGATGGACGCGGGACTTGAGGTGGACGAGAACTGTATCGGCTGGTATGATTCATCCAATACGGCGCATACGCCGCAGAAGATGGATATGCTGGAGGAGAACCTTGTATCGTCGATCGACGAATGCACCGCTCTTGTATGTTACAATGATTTTGTGGCCAAAAGGCTGATAGGTAAGCTGGATAAAAAAGGCAGGAAAGTGCCGGACGATATTTCGATCGTCGGCTTTGATAATTCGGTGGACGCGAAGATCAACGGGAACGACTTGACGTCCGTCAACCATCCCAAGGAAAAAGTGGGGATCGAAGCGGCGCAAAGGCTGCTGCACCTGATCAAAAATCCGGAGGAAATCAAGGAAGAGCGCGTGTGCTGCTATATGCCCTCCTTTATCCGCGAAAGAAGCTCTATCAAAAAAATATCGGAGTAA